Proteins from a single region of Cydia strobilella chromosome 2, ilCydStro3.1, whole genome shotgun sequence:
- the LOC134752757 gene encoding uncharacterized protein LOC134752757, which translates to MDEALFKELTKKRGHIKSRLTKFSGYIRELAEKVWCAAQVTELQLRIAKLECVYNTYDEIQTKLEYMAEDDEAQLNERSDFEDLYYSSVAAAKELVTMHTKVAPSDGVSDNNTRRHPHVKCKLPTITLPKFGGSYDTWLEFRDTFDSLINNDDSIDDVNKFHYLRASLEGSAAVIVQSLALSSSNYKIAWQLLCDRYNNKRLLVNNHIKAIFNITPITKESSTAIRHLIDAICKNIRALATLDEPTTHWDTLLVYIICQKLDNVTRREWEEFVPSCETITFDAIIHFLSDRADLLETMAMDGPERRASWPLAAGAGAASAAHARSAVQRVKEKCFVGLDERETDTERTKWRQAKGQLATDTMVVVKEDNLPPMKWKLGRIVSVIPGSDGINRVADIRTSSGIIRRAFSKICPLPVEN; encoded by the exons ATGGATGAAGCCTTGTTTAAAGAGTTAACTAAGAAGAGGGGTCATATTAAGTCGCGATTAACTAAATTTTCAGGTTATATACGCGAGTTAGCCGAAAAAGTATGGTGTGCGGCTCAGGTGACGGAACTGCAACTTCGGATTGCTAAATTAGAATGTGTTTACAACACGTATGACGAGATTCAAACCAAGTTGGAGTATATGGCGGAGGATGACGAGGCCCAATTGAACGAGAGGTCTGATTTCGAGGATCTGTACTACTCGTCAGTCGCGGCGGCTAAGGAATTAGTAACCATGCATACCAAGGTCGCGCCTAGCGATGGGGTTTCCGACAATAATACACGGCGTCATCCACATGTAAAATGTAAGTTACCTACCATTACTTTACCCAAATTTGGAGGCTCGTATGATACATGGCTTGAGTTTCGCGACACATTTGATAGTTTGATTAATAATGACGACTCCATCGATGATGTAAACAAGTTTCATTATTTGCGGGCTTCATTAGAAGGCAGTGCCGCGGTAATTGTACAATCATTAGCATTATCTAGTAGTAACTATAAAATAGCTTGGCAATTATTATGCGACAGATACAACAATAAGCGGTTATTGGTGAATAATCATATCAAGGCCATATTTAATATAACCCCAATTACCAAGGAGTCATCGACAGCTATTCGGCATCTTATTGACGCGATATGCAAAAATATACGTGCGTTAGCGACCCTTGATGAACCAACCACCCATTGGGACACATTATTAGTGTATATAATATGTCAAAAACTTGACAATGTTACGAGACGAGAGTGGGAGGAGTTTGTGCCTAGTTGCGAAACAATTACTTTCGATGCTATCATACATTTCCTCAGCGATCGTGCGGATCTATTGGAAACCATGGCGATGGATGGCCCCGAACGTCGCGCGTCCTGGCCGCtcgccgccggcgccggcgctgccTCCGCGGCGCACGCGCGCTCCGCCGTGCAACGGGTAAAGGAAAAATGTTTCGTAGGACTAGATGAACGTGAAACCGATACT GAGCGAACCAAATGGAGGCAAGCCAAGGGTCAACTGGCTACCGATACCATGGTCGTCGTCAAAGAAGACAACCTGCCTCCAATGAAATGGAAGCTCGGCAGAATAGTTAGCGTCATCCCTGGATCTGATGGCATCAATCGCGTGGCCGACATCAGGACGTCGTCTGGGATCATCCGTCGTGCGTTCAGCAAAATATGTCCACTGCCAGTCGAAAATTAA